The DNA segment CGAACTTCAGCCCCTCCTTCCCGATCTCCACCTCCACGCGACCCTGAGCAccgcaaacaggaagcagccagAGGTCACGTGACGGCGCTCCACGTCTTCTTCCTGCCGCTCTGTGGGACGGACGAGCAACGGGCCTCAGAGGCTCTCAGAGGctcactgacctgcagcagcaggatgaagtAGTCCACCGGGTGGTTGCGCGTGTACAGGTAGTGAGCCGCGCTCAGCCGGTTGTTCGGGTCGAAGGGAACCTCCTGGTTGACGCTGGGGTGACGCAGCAGGTGGAACAGGACCTTCTCGGACATGCGCCCGGGGCTGAAGTGAGCcacctctgtgggggggggcaggagacacGGGCAGCGACGTGAGGTACAATGTCGGGACAAACGGCTTCTTCACTCTTAGAATAAGCAACATGGGACGTAATCATTACGCGTGTGGAGTGAAACTGTGACCGAGTCCATCAGCGCGTGACGCTTCAGTCCAATAAGTTATCAATCAACTGCTACATGCaagttctgcttcttcttctaaaagaatagtcacagaaataacaaaaaagctgCATGCAGGATTTGTTCACTCGTGAGATAAAAGGGAAtcttcctcgtcatcctcgGCATGTTTGGTGGCACTTGGCGTTCCGAGGGAGGGAACCGCCGGGCGAAGCGAGTCCAGTCCAGATCCACCTCAAGACGTTACTCCTgtgatgaaaagaaatgtaaaaaggttCAGTAGAAGATCTTTTTATCGACGGTATCCctgctttgtttaccttttctttttgactaaGGAATGGAACCATAGTCAAACATACACATCTGTA comes from the Gasterosteus aculeatus chromosome 14, fGasAcu3.hap1.1, whole genome shotgun sequence genome and includes:
- the LOC144388295 gene encoding metal transporter CNNM3-like, which translates into the protein MSEKVLFHLLRHPSVNQEVPFDPNNRLSAAHYLYTRNHPVDYFILLLQGRVEVEIGKEGLKFENGAFTYYGVSALTLPSSGDSSPVPERSHGVAGRSQSRSSRD